The following are encoded together in the Salvelinus alpinus chromosome 29, SLU_Salpinus.1, whole genome shotgun sequence genome:
- the LOC139559155 gene encoding F-box/LRR-repeat protein 2-like isoform X1 — MNGITKGRFEVFSNSDEAPINKKLPKELLLRIFSNLDVITLCRCAQVSKAWNVLALDGSNWQKIDLFNFQTDIEGRVVENISKRCGGFLRQLSLRGCLSVGDASMKTFSQNCRNIEVLNLNGCTKITDSTCLSLSKFCCKLKQLDLTSCVSVTNHSLKALSDGCSMLETLNLSWCDQITRDGIEALTRGCNNLQALVLRGCTQLEDGALKPLQKHCPELTTINMQTCSQITDDGLVSLCRGCHKLQMLCISGCSNITDASLTALGLNCPRLKILEAARCSHVTDAGFTVLARHCHEMEKMDLEECVLVTDNTLVQLAIHCPRLQALSLSHCELITDDGIRALSSSVCGQERLTVVELDNCPLITDGTLEHLKNCHRLERIELYDCQQVTRAGIKRIRAHLPEIKVHAYFAPVTPPPSVHGGGHRLCRCCVIL; from the exons GTGTTCTCCAACAGTGATGAAGCTCCCATTAACAAGAAGCTTCCCAAGGAGCTGCTGCTCAG aATCTTCTCCAACCTGGACGTGATCACATTGTGCAGGTGTGCCCAGGTGTCCAAG gCGTGGAATGTCCTGGCCTTGGATGGTAGTAACTGGCAGAAGATTGACCTGTTCAACTTCCAGACAGACatagag ggtagAGTAGTGGAGAACATCTCTAAGCGATGTGGAGGCTTCCTGAGGCAGCTCAGTTTGAGGGGATGTCTCAGTGTGGGAGACGCATCCATGAA GACGTTTTCCCAGAACTGCCGTAACATCGAGGTGTTGAATCTGAATGGCTGCACTAAGATCACAGACAGCACCTGTCTCAGCCTCTCCAAGTTCTGCTGCAAACTCAAACAGCTGGACCTCACCTCCTGCGTGTCTGTTACCAACCACTCCCTCAAAGCTCTCAG TGATGGCTGTAGTATGTTGGAGACATTAAACCTGTCGTGGTGTGACCAAATCACCAGAGATGGCATCGAGGCTCTGACCAGGGGCTGTAACAACCTACAAGCCCTGGTCCTACGTGGCtgcacacag TTGGAGGATGGAGCACTGAAACCCCTCCAGAAACACTGTCCTGAACTAACCACTATCAACATGCAGACCTGCTCA cAGATAACTGATGATGGCTTGGTCAGTCTGTGTCGGGGGTGCCACAAACTGCAGATGCTTTGTATCTCTGGCTGCAGTAACATTACAGACGCCTCTCTCACCGCTCTGGGGCTCAACTGCCCCCGACTCAA GATCTTGGAAGCAGCACGATGTTCACATGTTACAGACGCTGGGTTTACTGTACTGGCCAGG CATTGTCATGAGATGGAAAAAATGGATTTAGAAGAATGTGTTTTG GTGACTGACAACACTCTAGTCCAGCTCGCTATTCACTGCCCTCGCCTGCAAGCACTG TCTCTCTCCCACTGTGAGCTGATAACTGACGACGGTATCAGGGCGCTGAGCAGCAGCGTGTGTGGACAGGAGCGCCTCACGGTGGTGGAGTTGGATAACTGCCCTCTGATCACAGACGGGACTCTGGAGCACCTGAAGAACTGTCACCGTCTGGAGAGGATAGAACTCTACGACTGCCAGCAGGTCACCAGGGCCGGCATCAAACGCATACGG GCCCATCTCCCAGAGATAAAGGTCCACGCCTACTTTGCCCCGGTGACGCCCCCTCCCTCGGTGCACGGCGGGGGCCATAGGCTGTGTCGCTGCTGCGTCATCCTCTGA
- the LOC139558521 gene encoding mucin-2-like yields the protein MVLPKLIPSPDPSSPKLPSPSRPLLSKTTLIFQTPPLQNYPHLPDPSSPKLPSPSRPLLSKTTLTFQTPPLQNYPHLPDPSSPKLPSSSRPLLSKTTLIFQTPPLQNYPHLPDPSSPKLPSSSRPLLSKTTLTFQTPPLQNHPHLPDPSSPKLPSPSRPLLSKTTLTFQSPDPSFPKLPSPSRPLLSKTTLTFQTPPLQNDPHLPDPSSPKLPSPSRPLLSKTTLTFQTPPLQNYPHLPDSSSPKLPSPPRPLLSKTTLTFQTPPLQNDPHLPDPSPKRPSPSRPLLSKTTLTFQTPPLQNYPHLPDPSSPKLPSPSRLLLSKTTLTSQTPPLQNDPHLPDPSSPKRPSPSRPLLSKTTLTFQTPPLQNDPHLPDPSSPKLPSPSRLLLSKTTLTFQTPPLQNDPHLPDPSSPKRPSPSRPLLSKTTLTFQTPPLQNDPHLPDPSSPKRPSPSRPLLSKTTLTFQTPPLQNDPHLPDPSPKRPSPSRPLLSKTTLTLQTPPLQNDPHLTDSSSPKRPSPSRPLLSKTTLTFQTPPLQNDPHLPDPSSPKRPSPSRPLLSKTTLTFQTPPLQNDPHLPDPSSPKRPSPSRPLLSKTTLTLQTPPLQNDPHLPDPSSPKRPSPSRPLSKTTLTFQTPPLQNDPHLTDSSSPKLPSPSRPLLSKTTLTFQTPPLQNDPHLPDPSSPKLPSPSRLLLSKTTLTFQTPPLQNYPHLPDPSSPKLPSPYRLLLSKTTLTFQTPPLQNDPHLPDSSSPILGLVDEGG from the exons ATGGTTCTTCCCAAACTTATTCCA AGCccagacccctcctctccaaAACTACCCTCACCTtccagacccctcctctccaaAACTACCCTCATCTtccagacccctcctctccaaAACTACCCTCATCTtccagacccctcctctccaaAACTACCCTCACCTtccagacccctcctctccaaAACTACCCTCACCTtccagacccctcctctccaaAACTACCCTCACCTtccagacccctcctctccaaAACTACCCTCATCTtccagacccctcctctccaaAACTACCCTCATCTtccagacccctcctctccaaAACTACCCTCACCTtccagacccctcctctccaaAACTACCCTCATCTtccagacccctcctctccaaAACCACCCTCACCTtccagacccctcctctccaaAACCACCCTCACCTtccagacccctcctctccaaAACTACCCTCACCTtccagacccctcctctccaaAACGACCCTCACCTTCCAGAGCCCAGACCCCTCCTTTCCAAAACTACCCTCACCTtccagacccctcctctccaaAACGACCCTCACCTtccagacccctcctctccaaAACGACCCTCACCTtccagacccctcctctccaaAACTACCCTCACCTtccagacccctcctctccaaAACTACCCTCACCTtccagacccctcctctccaaAACTACCCTCACCTTCCAGACTCCTCCTCTCCAAAACTACCCTCACCTCccagacccctcctctccaaAACGACCCTCACCTtccagacccctcctctccaaAACGACCCTCACCTTCCAGACCCCTCTCCAAAACGACCCTCACCTtccagacccctcctctccaaAACTACCCTCACCTtccagacccctcctctccaaAACTACCCTCATCTtccagacccctcctctccaaAACTACCCTCACCTTCCAGACTCCTCCTCTCCAAAACTACCCTCACCTCccagacccctcctctccaaAACGACCCTCACCTtccagacccctcctctccaaAACGACCCTCACCTtccagacccctcctctccaaAACGACCCTCACCTtccagacccctcctctccaaAACGACCCTCACCTtccagacccctcctctccaaAACTACCCTCACCTTCCAGACTCCTCCTCTCCAAAACGACCCTCACCTtccagacccctcctctccaaAACGACCCTCACCTtccagacccctcctctccaaAACGACCCTCACCTtccagacccctcctctccaaAACGACCCTCACCTtccagacccctcctctccaaAACGACCCTCACCTtccagacccctcctctccaaAACGACCCTCACCTtccagacccctcctctccaaAACGACCCTCACCTtccagacccctcctctccaaAACGACCCTCACCTTCCAGACCCCTCTCCAAAACGACCCTCACCTtccagacccctcctctccaaAACTACCCTCACCTTACAGACTCCTCCTCTCCAAAACGACCCTCACCTTACAGACTCCTCCTCTCCAAAACGACCCTCACCTtccagacccctcctctccaaAACGACCCTCACCTtccagacccctcctctccaaAACGACCCTCACCTtccagacccctcctctccaaAACGACCCTCACCTtccagacccctcctctccaaAACGACCCTCACCTtccagacccctcctctccaaAACGACCCTCACCTtccagacccctcctctccaaAACGACCCTCACCTtccagacccctcctctccaaAACTACCCTCACCTTACAGACTCCTCCTCTCCAAAACGACCCTCACCTtccagacccctcctctccaaAACGACCCTCACCTTCCAGACCCCTCTCCAAAACGACCCTCACCTtccagacccctcctctccaaAACGACCCTCACCTTACAGACTCCTCCTCTCCAAAACTACCCTCACCTtccagacccctcctctccaaAACGACCCTCACCTtccagacccctcctctccaaAACGACCCTCACCTtccagacccctcctctccaaAACTACCCTCACCTTCCAGACTCCTCCTCTCCAAAACTACCCTCACCTtccagacccctcctctccaaAACTACCCTCACCTtccagacccctcctctccaaAACTACCCTCACCTTACAGACTCCTCCTCTCCAAAACTACCCTCACCTtccagacccctcctctccaaAATGACCCTCACCTTCCAGACTCCTCCTCTCCAATACTTGGACTAGTGGATGAGGGGGGATGA
- the LOC139559155 gene encoding F-box/LRR-repeat protein 2-like isoform X2: MNGITKGRFEVFSNSDEAPINKKLPKELLLRIFSNLDVITLCRCAQVSKAWNVLALDGSNWQKIDLFNFQTDIEGRVVENISKRCGGFLRQLSLRGCLSVGDASMKTFSQNCRNIEVLNLNGCTKITDSTCLSLSKFCCKLKQLDLTSCVSVTNHSLKALSDGCSMLETLNLSWCDQITRDGIEALTRGCNNLQALVLRGCTQLEDGALKPLQKHCPELTTINMQTCSITDDGLVSLCRGCHKLQMLCISGCSNITDASLTALGLNCPRLKILEAARCSHVTDAGFTVLARHCHEMEKMDLEECVLVTDNTLVQLAIHCPRLQALSLSHCELITDDGIRALSSSVCGQERLTVVELDNCPLITDGTLEHLKNCHRLERIELYDCQQVTRAGIKRIRAHLPEIKVHAYFAPVTPPPSVHGGGHRLCRCCVIL; this comes from the exons GTGTTCTCCAACAGTGATGAAGCTCCCATTAACAAGAAGCTTCCCAAGGAGCTGCTGCTCAG aATCTTCTCCAACCTGGACGTGATCACATTGTGCAGGTGTGCCCAGGTGTCCAAG gCGTGGAATGTCCTGGCCTTGGATGGTAGTAACTGGCAGAAGATTGACCTGTTCAACTTCCAGACAGACatagag ggtagAGTAGTGGAGAACATCTCTAAGCGATGTGGAGGCTTCCTGAGGCAGCTCAGTTTGAGGGGATGTCTCAGTGTGGGAGACGCATCCATGAA GACGTTTTCCCAGAACTGCCGTAACATCGAGGTGTTGAATCTGAATGGCTGCACTAAGATCACAGACAGCACCTGTCTCAGCCTCTCCAAGTTCTGCTGCAAACTCAAACAGCTGGACCTCACCTCCTGCGTGTCTGTTACCAACCACTCCCTCAAAGCTCTCAG TGATGGCTGTAGTATGTTGGAGACATTAAACCTGTCGTGGTGTGACCAAATCACCAGAGATGGCATCGAGGCTCTGACCAGGGGCTGTAACAACCTACAAGCCCTGGTCCTACGTGGCtgcacacag TTGGAGGATGGAGCACTGAAACCCCTCCAGAAACACTGTCCTGAACTAACCACTATCAACATGCAGACCTGCTCA ATAACTGATGATGGCTTGGTCAGTCTGTGTCGGGGGTGCCACAAACTGCAGATGCTTTGTATCTCTGGCTGCAGTAACATTACAGACGCCTCTCTCACCGCTCTGGGGCTCAACTGCCCCCGACTCAA GATCTTGGAAGCAGCACGATGTTCACATGTTACAGACGCTGGGTTTACTGTACTGGCCAGG CATTGTCATGAGATGGAAAAAATGGATTTAGAAGAATGTGTTTTG GTGACTGACAACACTCTAGTCCAGCTCGCTATTCACTGCCCTCGCCTGCAAGCACTG TCTCTCTCCCACTGTGAGCTGATAACTGACGACGGTATCAGGGCGCTGAGCAGCAGCGTGTGTGGACAGGAGCGCCTCACGGTGGTGGAGTTGGATAACTGCCCTCTGATCACAGACGGGACTCTGGAGCACCTGAAGAACTGTCACCGTCTGGAGAGGATAGAACTCTACGACTGCCAGCAGGTCACCAGGGCCGGCATCAAACGCATACGG GCCCATCTCCCAGAGATAAAGGTCCACGCCTACTTTGCCCCGGTGACGCCCCCTCCCTCGGTGCACGGCGGGGGCCATAGGCTGTGTCGCTGCTGCGTCATCCTCTGA